Proteins found in one Hypericibacter terrae genomic segment:
- a CDS encoding branched-chain amino acid ABC transporter permease, with translation MTTAVPEPAAPMAAAARPAAGKALLRSLAGGLLTAVPIVVIGLLILEFAPAYLVRITFAAYVNLLIVLGLQIFMGNSMVANLGQGAFVGIGAYTVAILATPIAMKKMSIPNAPFGLSHVAIDPLLAAGAGLGIAGIVAFLTGIVVARVSGEAATILTFSLLMIVHSVFIHWTDLFKGAQAFFGIPQVVNLQIAVALSVVGIVLARLFKDSRVGLQLRASAESLLAARAFGVDVVRLRLIAWVVGAMFCATGGVLYAYFMGTINARAFHFELVLTTLAMLILGGLRTVSGAVFGCVLLSTVLEVIRTLENGVTIGNWQTPPLLGLSGLAMGGVIVFSMIFRPKGMISRLEFDELLRQWFGRRTSVEAASGSQGDPGDQNDASKAR, from the coding sequence ATGACGACGGCCGTTCCCGAACCCGCCGCTCCGATGGCCGCCGCCGCCAGGCCCGCGGCCGGGAAGGCGCTGCTGCGCTCGCTGGCCGGCGGCCTCCTGACCGCGGTGCCGATCGTCGTCATCGGCCTCCTGATCCTGGAGTTCGCGCCGGCCTATCTCGTCCGCATCACCTTCGCGGCCTATGTCAATCTGCTCATCGTCCTGGGTCTGCAGATCTTCATGGGCAATTCCATGGTCGCCAATCTGGGCCAGGGCGCCTTCGTCGGCATCGGCGCCTATACGGTGGCGATCCTGGCGACGCCGATCGCGATGAAGAAGATGTCGATCCCCAACGCGCCCTTCGGCCTTTCCCATGTCGCGATCGACCCGCTGCTGGCGGCGGGCGCCGGGCTCGGCATCGCCGGCATCGTCGCGTTCCTGACCGGCATCGTGGTGGCGCGGGTCTCGGGCGAGGCGGCGACCATCCTCACCTTCAGCCTCCTGATGATCGTCCACTCGGTCTTCATCCATTGGACCGACCTGTTCAAGGGTGCCCAGGCCTTCTTCGGCATCCCCCAGGTGGTCAATCTGCAGATCGCGGTGGCGCTTTCGGTCGTCGGGATCGTACTGGCGCGGCTCTTCAAGGACAGCCGGGTGGGCCTGCAGCTGCGCGCCAGCGCGGAGAGCCTGCTGGCCGCGCGCGCCTTCGGCGTCGATGTGGTGCGGCTGCGCCTGATCGCCTGGGTGGTCGGCGCCATGTTCTGCGCGACAGGCGGCGTCCTCTACGCCTATTTCATGGGCACCATCAATGCCCGCGCCTTCCATTTCGAGCTGGTGCTGACCACGCTCGCCATGCTGATCCTCGGCGGCCTGCGGACGGTCTCTGGTGCCGTCTTCGGCTGCGTGCTGCTCTCGACCGTGCTCGAGGTCATCCGCACGCTGGAGAACGGCGTCACCATTGGCAATTGGCAGACCCCGCCTTTGCTCGGCCTCTCCGGCCTCGCCATGGGCGGCGTCATCGTGTTCAGTATGATCTTCCGTCCCAAGGGCATGATTTCCCGCCTCGAGTTCGACGAGCTGCTGCGGCAATGGTTCGGCCGCCGGACTTCCGTCGAGGCGGCTTCCGGATCGCAAGGCGATCCCGGCGACCAGAACGATGCGAGCAAGGCGAGGTAG
- a CDS encoding glutamine synthetase family protein gives MTTDFENAVSARKARLQELQRELAEKGARFIHVHMPEINGVYRSKTTPFKLSYNGDALNAILYCVAHSDGNPLPVPVFGGPISNDDNGYPNIMALPDPASVRHHGWDPRFASVILNSFMLDGRRCGLDPRAILQAQEDRSRKLGYEPIFALEYEFGIFHADHDLMRAGRYRELKPWGHSFVNYDLVRSGDYQSFMAEFIDRLASLNIGVASVVTEYGYGMYEFALAPKPALEAADDAMRAKLHLRELCAERGMVATFMTRFQTPGRESACGGHHHQSLWRDGKNSFAAGANKLSEVAQHYLAGLLARLPESHLLFRPTVNSYRRLDRGAWSPEDASWGYENRTAAVRAITTPVADAARFEHRVPGADINPYLSIAAMLAAGLDGVEEKMALEPAAPGNPGVLNRPGLSRTLKGSIESFTGSAFIDRVFGAEFKAHYALSRQAELDAFDSWMAAQITDFEFQRYFIGT, from the coding sequence ATGACGACGGATTTCGAGAACGCGGTTTCGGCGCGCAAGGCGCGGCTTCAGGAACTCCAGCGCGAACTCGCGGAGAAGGGCGCCCGCTTCATCCATGTGCATATGCCGGAGATCAACGGCGTCTATCGCAGCAAGACCACGCCCTTCAAACTCTCCTATAACGGCGACGCGCTGAACGCGATTCTCTACTGCGTCGCCCATAGCGACGGCAATCCGCTGCCGGTGCCGGTCTTCGGCGGCCCGATCAGCAACGACGACAATGGCTATCCCAACATCATGGCACTGCCCGACCCGGCAAGCGTGCGCCATCACGGCTGGGATCCGCGCTTCGCCTCGGTGATCCTCAACTCCTTCATGCTGGACGGACGGCGCTGCGGGCTCGACCCGCGGGCCATACTGCAGGCGCAGGAGGATCGCTCGCGCAAGCTGGGATACGAGCCGATCTTCGCGCTCGAATACGAGTTCGGCATCTTCCATGCCGATCACGACCTGATGCGCGCCGGGCGCTATCGCGAGCTCAAACCCTGGGGCCATTCCTTCGTCAACTACGACCTGGTCCGCAGCGGCGACTACCAGTCCTTCATGGCCGAATTCATCGACCGTCTGGCCAGCCTCAATATCGGCGTGGCCTCGGTCGTGACCGAATATGGCTATGGCATGTACGAGTTCGCGCTGGCGCCGAAGCCGGCGCTCGAGGCTGCCGACGACGCGATGCGGGCCAAGCTGCACTTACGCGAGCTCTGTGCCGAGCGCGGCATGGTCGCGACCTTCATGACCCGCTTCCAGACCCCTGGCCGCGAGAGCGCCTGCGGCGGCCATCACCATCAGAGCCTCTGGCGCGACGGCAAGAACAGCTTCGCCGCCGGCGCCAACAAGCTCTCCGAGGTGGCGCAGCATTATCTGGCGGGCCTCCTGGCAAGGCTGCCGGAATCGCATCTGTTGTTCCGGCCCACGGTCAATTCCTACCGCCGGCTCGATCGCGGTGCCTGGTCGCCGGAGGATGCGTCCTGGGGCTACGAGAACCGCACCGCGGCCGTGCGCGCCATTACCACGCCGGTGGCCGATGCCGCGCGCTTCGAGCATCGCGTACCGGGTGCCGACATCAATCCCTATCTCTCGATCGCGGCGATGCTCGCGGCCGGACTCGACGGTGTCGAGGAGAAGATGGCGCTGGAACCGGCCGCACCCGGCAATCCCGGTGTGCTCAACCGGCCGGGTCTGTCGCGCACCCTGAAAGGCTCGATCGAGAGCTTCACCGGATCCGCCTTCATCGACCGCGTCTTCGGAGCGGAGTTCAAGGCGCATTACGCGCTGAGCCGTCAGGCCGAGCTCGACGCTTTCGACAGCTGGATGGCCGCCCAGATCACGGACTTCGAGTTCCAGCGCTACTTCATCGGGACTTGA
- a CDS encoding anti-sigma factor family protein, with the protein MPRRVSSRELQDYVEGRLAKQEAARVEAYLRENPNGAANVEKLRQQANRMRLFGKALLREEIPQRLLDAIPRKAK; encoded by the coding sequence ATGCCGCGCAGGGTCTCGAGTCGCGAGTTGCAGGATTATGTCGAAGGTCGCCTCGCAAAGCAGGAGGCGGCCCGCGTCGAGGCCTATCTGCGCGAGAATCCCAACGGTGCCGCGAATGTGGAGAAGCTCCGCCAGCAGGCGAACCGGATGAGGCTGTTCGGCAAGGCGCTGCTGCGGGAGGAAATCCCGCAGCGCCTGCTGGACGCCATTCCGCGCAAGGCGAAATAG
- a CDS encoding sigma-70 family RNA polymerase sigma factor, producing MTHHLADNQPESFDIAEQFREVMPHLRGYARSLTRNADAADDLVQDALVRAWASRTQFIPGTNFRAWMFTIMRHRFLDECRRNKGPHLAIEDVSNHAALVSGPAQDSAIEFEEMACAYWQMAPNHREILMLVGALGLEYEEAAKVIGCAVGTVRSRLSRARTELQNQIERGAGRLIQRPSSKKGAPAPRSIATQEFLRMLNAAA from the coding sequence ATGACACACCATCTCGCTGACAACCAGCCCGAGAGCTTCGATATCGCCGAGCAATTCCGGGAGGTGATGCCGCATCTGCGGGGCTACGCCCGGTCGCTTACCCGCAACGCGGATGCCGCGGACGATCTCGTCCAGGATGCGCTGGTGCGGGCCTGGGCGTCGCGGACGCAGTTCATCCCCGGTACCAATTTCCGCGCATGGATGTTTACCATCATGCGCCACCGCTTCCTCGACGAGTGCCGTCGCAACAAGGGCCCGCATCTGGCGATCGAAGATGTCAGCAATCATGCGGCCCTGGTCAGCGGTCCGGCCCAGGACTCGGCGATCGAGTTCGAGGAGATGGCCTGCGCCTACTGGCAGATGGCGCCCAACCATCGGGAGATCCTGATGCTGGTGGGCGCTCTCGGGCTCGAATATGAGGAAGCCGCCAAGGTCATCGGCTGCGCGGTCGGAACAGTCCGCAGCCGCCTGTCCCGGGCGCGCACCGAGCTGCAGAATCAGATCGAGCGCGGCGCCGGGCGCCTGATCCAGCGGCCCTCGAGCAAAAAGGGCGCGCCAGCTCCCCGCTCGATTGCCACGCAGGAGTTCCTGCGAATGCTGAACGCGGCCGCTTAA
- a CDS encoding sigma-70 family RNA polymerase sigma factor, whose product MTRHLAATSDSSVTPDLADQFVGSILNLRGFARALTRNPDWADDLVQETLARGWASRSQFVPGTNFRAWMFTIMRHRFLDECRRNKTPALEIEEASHHAALISGPAQDSAIEFEEMAAAYWQLAPNHREVLMLVGALGLEYEEAAKVIGCAIGTIRSRLFRARAELQGRIERGTGRVSRAAGCRQQKRSHPTAGEAFLRQLRNA is encoded by the coding sequence ATGACACGCCATCTCGCCGCGACTTCCGACTCGTCCGTGACGCCTGATCTTGCCGACCAATTCGTCGGTTCGATTCTCAATCTGCGTGGCTTTGCCCGCGCCCTCACCCGCAACCCCGATTGGGCCGATGACCTGGTGCAGGAGACGCTCGCCCGGGGCTGGGCCTCGCGCAGTCAGTTCGTGCCGGGGACGAACTTCCGGGCCTGGATGTTCACCATCATGCGTCATCGCTTTCTCGACGAATGCCGACGCAACAAGACTCCGGCGCTGGAAATCGAAGAGGCAAGCCATCACGCGGCCCTGATCAGCGGACCGGCTCAGGATTCGGCGATCGAGTTCGAAGAGATGGCCGCTGCCTATTGGCAGCTCGCTCCCAACCATCGGGAGGTCCTGATGCTGGTGGGGGCGTTGGGGCTCGAATATGAAGAAGCCGCCAAGGTCATCGGCTGCGCCATCGGCACCATTCGCAGCCGCTTGTTCCGAGCGCGCGCCGAGCTGCAAGGCCGGATCGAGCGCGGTACCGGCCGGGTCAGCCGGGCGGCCGGCTGTCGGCAGCAAAAGCGATCGCATCCGACGGCGGGCGAGGCCTTTCTGCGCCAGCTTCGAAATGCCTGA
- a CDS encoding DUF3185 family protein: MTPFRALGIAVAVAGSVFLFFGLNASDAPLAQASEALTGSYSNHTLWYIAGGLGAMIAGASMALPSRR; the protein is encoded by the coding sequence ATGACCCCGTTTCGCGCCTTGGGCATCGCCGTCGCCGTTGCCGGCTCCGTCTTTCTCTTTTTCGGATTGAATGCCTCCGACGCGCCGCTGGCGCAGGCCAGCGAAGCCTTGACCGGCAGCTACAGCAACCACACGCTCTGGTATATCGCCGGCGGCCTTGGTGCCATGATCGCCGGCGCGTCCATGGCGCTGCCGAGCCGGCGCTGA
- a CDS encoding DUF883 family protein, whose amino-acid sequence MKANADDATINTVREDLDQLRADLKSVMEAIGTLKSDAGAAMKDQAARAAGNIGRKAEDIFEDLKGEGERATKLLTSAVNEHPYSSLAIALAIGIVIGRTLDRR is encoded by the coding sequence ATGAAAGCCAATGCCGACGACGCCACGATCAACACCGTACGCGAGGATCTGGATCAGCTCCGGGCGGACCTCAAAAGCGTCATGGAGGCGATCGGCACTCTCAAGAGCGATGCCGGCGCGGCCATGAAGGACCAGGCGGCACGCGCCGCCGGCAATATCGGCCGTAAGGCCGAGGATATCTTCGAGGATCTCAAGGGCGAGGGCGAGCGCGCCACGAAGCTGCTGACCAGCGCCGTCAACGAGCATCCCTACAGCTCTCTCGCCATCGCGCTGGCCATCGGGATCGTCATCGGCCGCACACTGGATCGGCGGTAA
- a CDS encoding DUF3309 family protein produces MLGTILLIILVLLLIGALPAWPYSREWGYYPTGIFSVVLVVIVVLLLMGRI; encoded by the coding sequence ATGCTTGGCACAATTCTTCTGATCATTCTCGTGCTGTTGCTGATTGGCGCCTTGCCGGCCTGGCCCTACAGCCGTGAATGGGGCTACTACCCCACCGGCATCTTCTCGGTCGTGCTGGTGGTGATCGTGGTTCTGTTGCTGATGGGTCGCATCTAG
- a CDS encoding CsbD family protein: MNWDTIAGNWKQATGKLKEEWGDLTDDDLTRIAGKRDQLVGRIQERYGIAKDEAERQVKDWERRYH, encoded by the coding sequence ATGAATTGGGACACCATCGCAGGAAATTGGAAGCAGGCCACCGGCAAGCTCAAGGAAGAGTGGGGCGATCTCACCGACGACGATTTGACGCGGATCGCGGGCAAGCGCGACCAGCTCGTGGGCCGGATCCAGGAGCGTTACGGCATCGCCAAAGACGAGGCCGAGCGCCAGGTGAAGGACTGGGAGCGCCGCTACCACTAA
- a CDS encoding PRC-barrel domain-containing protein encodes MNRVSLLLASGAMLLGSSVVWADDTTTTTVPTPPSDTITQTSSAQVPATGEVGVRQLVGVDIRNANDEKVAEIKDVLIGNDNTVDTAIVTVGGVMGVAGRNVAIAWNQIQFFRDADTIKAKTSLTEDQLKALPEYTSDGGVWHTK; translated from the coding sequence ATGAACCGAGTTTCACTCCTGCTCGCGAGCGGCGCCATGCTCCTTGGCAGCAGCGTCGTGTGGGCGGACGACACCACCACGACCACGGTCCCGACACCGCCGTCGGATACCATCACTCAGACCAGTTCGGCGCAGGTGCCGGCGACGGGCGAGGTCGGCGTCAGGCAGCTCGTGGGCGTGGACATCCGCAATGCCAACGACGAGAAGGTTGCCGAAATCAAGGACGTGCTGATCGGCAACGACAACACGGTCGACACCGCGATCGTCACCGTCGGTGGCGTGATGGGTGTGGCGGGTCGCAATGTCGCCATCGCGTGGAACCAGATTCAGTTCTTCCGCGATGCCGACACGATCAAGGCCAAGACCAGCCTGACAGAGGATCAGCTCAAGGCGCTGCCTGAGTACACTTCCGACGGGGGCGTCTGGCATACCAAGTAG
- a CDS encoding acyl-CoA dehydrogenase family protein gives MDLELSVREKELAAKGRDFCDQVLVPLELIADEHGEVPMERRAAIRQAVRDWGLAGINHSKENGGLGLTMVEQTVIEEQLGRVTNGLWSCVWRPPVSLKFGTAAQKRDYLQPSCHGERRGCFAITEPNAGSDPRQVETTAVRKGDRWLLNGEKWFVTSYNASDFIIVHAHVDNDPNKPTLFLVDKPAKGMTHLRSPKFMHNFAFDHAELRFENVEVPADRMLGDVGQGLELTKDWFVEARLQIASHALGAAIRAAEIANDYATNRVQFGKPIRDFQAIEFMLADMAVEIFAAKSMLYRVAWEIDRKIDRKLIHGRASALKLFCSEMAGRVIDKALQILGGRGYMRESPLERLYRDIRVDRIWEGTSEIQRLVVAGQIRKRGFDVYSGWE, from the coding sequence ATGGATCTCGAATTGTCGGTGCGCGAGAAGGAACTTGCTGCAAAGGGTCGGGACTTCTGCGATCAGGTCTTGGTGCCGCTGGAGCTGATCGCGGATGAACATGGAGAAGTGCCCATGGAGCGCCGCGCCGCCATTCGCCAGGCGGTGCGCGACTGGGGTCTTGCCGGCATCAACCACAGCAAGGAAAACGGCGGGCTGGGCCTGACCATGGTCGAGCAGACCGTCATCGAGGAGCAGCTCGGCCGCGTGACCAACGGACTCTGGAGCTGCGTCTGGCGGCCGCCGGTCAGTCTCAAATTCGGCACGGCCGCGCAGAAGCGCGACTATCTCCAGCCCTCCTGCCATGGCGAGCGGCGCGGCTGCTTCGCCATCACCGAACCCAATGCCGGCTCCGATCCGCGCCAGGTGGAGACTACCGCCGTGCGCAAAGGCGACCGCTGGCTGCTCAACGGGGAGAAGTGGTTCGTCACCTCCTACAACGCGTCGGACTTCATTATCGTCCATGCCCATGTCGACAACGATCCCAACAAGCCGACCCTGTTCCTGGTCGACAAGCCGGCCAAGGGCATGACCCATCTGCGCTCGCCGAAATTCATGCACAACTTCGCCTTCGATCATGCCGAGCTGCGGTTCGAGAATGTCGAAGTCCCGGCCGACCGCATGCTGGGCGACGTCGGCCAGGGCCTCGAACTGACCAAGGACTGGTTCGTCGAGGCGCGGCTGCAGATCGCGTCGCATGCGCTCGGGGCGGCGATCCGCGCGGCCGAGATTGCCAACGACTACGCCACGAACCGGGTCCAGTTCGGCAAGCCGATCCGCGATTTCCAGGCGATCGAGTTCATGCTGGCCGACATGGCGGTCGAGATCTTCGCCGCCAAGTCGATGCTCTATCGCGTCGCCTGGGAGATCGATCGCAAGATCGACCGCAAATTGATCCATGGCCGCGCGAGCGCCCTCAAGCTCTTCTGCTCCGAGATGGCCGGCCGTGTCATCGACAAGGCGCTGCAGATCCTGGGCGGACGCGGCTATATGCGCGAAAGCCCGCTCGAGCGGCTCTATCGCGATATCCGCGTGGATCGTATCTGGGAAGGCACCTCCGAGATTCAGCGCCTCGTGGTGGCGGGCCAGATCCGCAAGCGCGGCTTCGATGTCTATTCGGGCTGGGAATGA
- a CDS encoding trimethylamine methyltransferase family protein, whose amino-acid sequence MTERPSRRSGGRDARIAARQTSDSSRVVRPGLMGGQYRPLSDRDVERIHAAALSVLAEIGVADAPPALQSLALERGCKLDPSGRLLFPRMLVEDVIAKAAREFWVHGRTDSRYDVHVGGQRVHFTTAGEAVTVLDLKKRRFRPSTLVDLYDFARLVDRLEHIHQFGQTIVATEIADPLAHAASIAYACLSGTAKTFGISIGQAEHVAPIVQLFDMAMGGEGRFVKRPFAVVGCCPIVSPLRFAEDSTAVLMETTRLGLIGDVAIAAQAGATAPAALAGTLVQTVAETLATVMVVNLVRPGHPTTFGIWPFVSDLRTGSFTGGGGEEAILSAAAMQIARYYDLPASVGAGMTDSKLPDNQAGFEKGVSVAMAALAGGNYVCECAGMLASLMGCSFEAMVIDNDMLGMVQRSLRGIEVNDETLSLDAIRQAVDGQGHFLGSDQTLELMQTEYLYPEIADRKSASVWAEAGGRDVLEAAHERVHEILGSHYPNYLDAGTDTAIRDRFPIRLAPEDMRAACKRW is encoded by the coding sequence ATGACGGAGCGACCCTCACGCCGCTCGGGCGGGCGCGATGCGCGGATCGCGGCGCGCCAGACCAGCGATTCCAGCCGCGTCGTCCGGCCGGGCCTCATGGGCGGCCAGTACCGGCCGCTCTCCGACCGCGACGTCGAGCGCATCCACGCGGCAGCCTTGTCGGTCCTGGCCGAGATCGGCGTTGCGGATGCGCCGCCGGCCCTGCAGTCGCTGGCGCTCGAGCGCGGCTGCAAGCTCGATCCGAGCGGACGCCTTCTCTTTCCCCGCATGCTGGTCGAAGACGTCATCGCCAAGGCGGCCCGCGAATTCTGGGTCCATGGCCGCACGGATTCCCGCTATGACGTCCATGTCGGCGGCCAGCGCGTCCATTTCACGACGGCCGGCGAAGCGGTTACGGTGCTCGACCTGAAGAAGCGCCGATTCCGGCCCTCGACCCTGGTGGACCTTTACGACTTCGCGCGCCTGGTCGACCGGCTCGAGCATATCCATCAGTTCGGCCAGACCATCGTGGCGACCGAGATCGCCGATCCGCTGGCCCATGCGGCCAGCATCGCCTATGCCTGCCTCTCCGGAACCGCCAAAACCTTCGGCATCAGCATCGGCCAGGCCGAGCATGTGGCGCCGATCGTCCAGCTGTTCGACATGGCGATGGGCGGCGAAGGCCGGTTCGTCAAACGGCCGTTCGCGGTCGTCGGCTGCTGCCCGATCGTCTCGCCCCTGCGCTTCGCCGAGGATTCGACCGCCGTCCTGATGGAGACCACGCGGCTGGGGCTGATCGGCGACGTCGCCATCGCCGCGCAAGCCGGGGCGACCGCGCCGGCGGCGCTGGCCGGCACGCTGGTCCAGACCGTCGCCGAGACGCTGGCGACCGTGATGGTGGTCAATCTGGTGCGGCCGGGTCACCCGACCACCTTCGGCATCTGGCCCTTCGTCTCGGACCTGCGGACCGGCTCCTTCACCGGCGGGGGCGGCGAGGAGGCGATCTTGAGCGCCGCCGCCATGCAGATCGCCCGCTATTACGACCTGCCGGCCTCGGTCGGGGCCGGCATGACCGATTCCAAGCTGCCGGACAACCAGGCGGGCTTCGAGAAGGGCGTCTCGGTCGCGATGGCCGCGCTGGCGGGCGGTAACTATGTCTGCGAATGCGCCGGGATGCTGGCCAGCCTGATGGGCTGCTCCTTCGAGGCCATGGTCATCGACAACGACATGCTGGGCATGGTCCAGCGCAGCCTCCGGGGCATCGAGGTTAACGACGAGACCCTGTCGCTCGACGCCATCCGCCAGGCGGTCGACGGCCAGGGCCATTTCCTGGGATCCGACCAGACCCTGGAGCTGATGCAGACCGAATATCTCTATCCCGAGATCGCCGACCGCAAATCGGCCTCGGTCTGGGCCGAAGCCGGCGGCCGGGACGTGCTCGAGGCCGCCCATGAGCGGGTCCATGAGATCCTGGGGTCGCATTATCCGAATTATCTAGATGCCGGGACCGACACCGCGATCAGGGATCGTTTCCCGATCCGACTGGCTCCGGAGGATATGCGGGCAGCCTGCAAGCGCTGGTAG